Proteins encoded by one window of Zerene cesonia ecotype Mississippi chromosome 8, Zerene_cesonia_1.1, whole genome shotgun sequence:
- the LOC119828789 gene encoding ATP synthase-coupling factor 6, mitochondrial produces the protein MLSSSVLGSLRAACVSVQVTRNLAAASKASDPIQQLFLDKIREYKQKSAGGKLVDVSPAVEKELKAELEKLERQFGGGSGVDMTAFPSFKFEEPKLDPINEQAAKK, from the exons ATGCTCTCATCTTCAGTCCTTGGTAGCCTCCGCGCTGCGTGTGTCTCAGTCCAGGTAACAAGGAACCTGGCAGCAGCTTCCAAAGCGTCCGACCCAATCCAGCAACTCTTTCTTGACAAAATCAGAGAATACAAGCAGAAAAGCGC TGGTGGCAAGTTAGTGGATGTCAGTCCAGCTGTAGAAAAGGAACTGAAAGCAGAGTTGGAGAAGCTGGAACGCCAGTTTGGCGGTGGATCTGGTGTCGACATGACTGCATTCCCTTCATTCAAGTTCGAAGAACCCAAACTAGACCCTATCAATGAACAGGCCGCCAAGAAGTGA
- the LOC119828755 gene encoding putative leucine-rich repeat-containing protein DDB_G0290503 — MDFGEISNVVGRKRVNVDVEKLREKVSRETAKVIKLKVAQDTAYWDLKEKLQQVEGNHERLQQNMVEVQMQHETISGQYQDELRLRPETLNKLSSTREICDVLEDYSERLKQTLSRCKADQASLCDAYQKSGQLVRDIKAQRVQNDEKHGQLVMSLEEKIKLSGEHQRQLMQVFTASKQQLESELNNARVKVASAQAQAEDLKNTVNELHKKLDIAKNELEKKEETISNMQRDMKQLLHEFNSQSNEMRNMLAKQEKDLKESMEANSTLKKALTHQEQFAKSMCDQNSSLQDKIAALEEEQSATSALINDLKKRLEEATSIHENINKDMKTLIDEKHSLEADVKEKDDILKDLKQELVILNEQITLIEQDKSNLITELNKKVEEVDDKWIRIQVLGDEIQTLQNKINEIDNDFKNYRESTEEKILDLTKTIDSKDKELDLKASTIAQLMSELKTSTDVRNKLENALQRCNKELEVERENSKEMEMKMAVRIEQLEAITRDKEDELSKQMSIILEMRSEKDRLQEKIAGMQGTIDNIQKELNGRPAPRDREPAVQPEPDDNAVMLTPASKKKPRPVSPIIQSKREFAVPRSEPNHKMDSMLYTLFSDSSTDGDTIDASEVNRRFSAISRGERLLPMPLSTLKRRSAVPAGQGRNTKSRQNDVIHDCIR; from the exons ATGGATTTCGGTGAAATAAGTAATGTCGTGGGCAGAAAAAGAGTAAATGTTGATGTTGAAAAACTGCGAGAAAAAGTTTCTCGAGAAACtgcaaaagtaataaaactgaag GTTGCGCAAGATACAGCATATTGGGACCTCAAGGAGAAACTCCAACAGGTGGAAGGAAACCATGAGCGACTACAGCAAAATATGGTAGAAGTGCAAATGCAACACGAGACCATCTCTGGACAGTACCAGGATGAACTTCGTTTGCGTCCTGAAACCTTGAATAA GTTGAGTAGCACTCGCGAAATATGTGACGTTCTAGAAGACTACAGTGAGCGTCTGAAACAGACTCTGTCTAGATGCAAAGCTGACCAGGCTTCGTTGTGTGACGCTTACCAGAAGTCTGGTCAGCTGGTCCGCGATATAAAGGCCCAGCGAGTGCAAAATGATGAGAAACATGGTCAGCTGGTTATGAGTCTTGAAGAGAAAA TCAAGCTGAGCGGCGAACATCAAAGGCAGTTGATGCAAGTGTTCACTGCGTCTAAACAGCAGCTCGAGAGCGAACTCAACAATGCTAGGGTCAAAGTCGCTTCTGCGCAAGCGCAGGCCGAAGACTTGAAAAATACCGTCAACGAGCTTCACAAAAAACTGGATATTGCTAAGAACGAACTCGAAAAG AAAGAGGAGACAATATCCAATATGCAGCGCGATATGAAGCAATTACTCCACGAATTTAACTCGCAGAGCAACGAAATGAGGAACATGTTGGCTAAGCAAGAGAAAga TCTAAAAGAAAGCATGGAAGCTAATTCAACATTGAAAAAAGCTCTCACACACCAAGAACAATTCGCGAAATCCATGTGTGACCAGAACAGTTCTCTACAAGACAAAATAGCGGCCCTAGAAGAGGAGCAAAGTGCTACATCTGCTCTTATTAATGACTTGAAGAAGAGATTGgag GAAGCCACCTCTATACACGAAAATATCAACAAAGATATGAAAACACTTATTGATGAGAAACATAGCTTAGAGGCAGACGTGAAGGAAAAGGATGAC ATTTTGAAGGATTTGAAACAGGAGTTGGTGATACTGAATGAACAAATAACGCTGATCGAACAGGATAAGTCCAATTTAATCAcagaattgaataaaaaagttgaaGAAGTGGACGACAAATGGATTCGCATACAAGTACTCGGTGATGAAATTCAGACACttcagaataaaattaatgaaatagacaatgattttaaaaattacag AGAATCAACTGAAGAAAAAATACTAGACCTGACCAAAACAATAGACTCAAAAGACAAAGAACTAGACTTGAAGGCATCAACCATAGCGCAATTGATGTCGGAACTGAAAACTAGCACTGATGTGAGGAATAAGCTGGAGAATGCTCTGCAGAGGTGCAATAAGGAATTAGAAGTGGAGAGGGAGAATAGTAAGGAGATGGAGATGAAGATGGCGGTCAGGATTGAGCAACTGGAGGCCATTACGAGG gaTAAAGAGGATGAATTGTCCAAACAAATGTCTATTATACTAGAGATGAGAAGCGAAAAG gaTCGTCTCCAAGAGAAGATAGCCGGTATGCAAGGTACCATAGACAATATCCAGAAGGAACTGAATGGACGGCCCGCGCCGAGAGACAGAGAGCCGGCGGTGCAGCCCGAGCCAGATGATAACGCTGTTATGCTAACCCCGGCTAGTAAG AAAAAACCTCGTCCGGTATCACCTATAATCCAATCGAAGCGAGAGTTCGCAGTGCCCCGCAGCGAGCCAAACCACAAAATGGACAGCATGCTGTACACTTTGTTCAGCGATAGCAGCACTGATGGAGACACTATAGAT GCGTCAGAAGTGAATCGTCGCTTCTCAGCGATATCTCGCGGTGAGCGTCTGTTACCGATGCCGCTGTCAACGCTCAAACGACGCAGCGCTGTACCCGCGGGTCAGGGGCGGAACACTAAGTCGCGCCAAAACGACGTAATACATGATTGTATAAGATAA